In the genome of Podarcis raffonei isolate rPodRaf1 chromosome 17, rPodRaf1.pri, whole genome shotgun sequence, one region contains:
- the TEK gene encoding angiopoietin-1 receptor: MDILGKAGTVLPLLVFCGFSFMLSGNVEGAFDLILINSLPTVADSETSLTCITSRWRSRDSITIGRDYEALMGQHPYPLAVAEDEARGAAKKVVWPREKSGESIGAYFCEGKFKEKAMRVHTMKMQQTATFLPVALTITTNRGEPVDIPFIRKVVKEEDAVIYKNGSFISSVLRHEVPEVLKVSLQNDQTQDSAVYSVRYIGGSHFTSAYTRLIVRRCASQKWGPDCSSHCPECKNNGICHEDTGECICPPGFMGKTCEKACGENKFGKACQESCKEKSGCKSFMFCLPDPYGCSCASGWNGLQCDEGCKPGFYGPDCKVKCNGCSNRGTCDSFKGCICHVGWHGLECEKEGAADESPEIKNLPGAVELNAGSEFRSSCIATGKPLPTKEEIKLVKKDGTVLKPTQVANRNQSEATEATFHVEKVQPSDSGTWVYIVETVAGMVEQPFQVTVKVLPMPQKAPTLVERGHNFLLIDTNADIYSGDGPIVSTQLLYKTAKFQWKTLEVTERIWKLSDLEPKTEYSFCVRLTRRGEKGVGHPGPEASFTTAAVGLPPPRGLSLVPKGTTALTLSWQPVGQQVGEDVQLEVQCKSVDDKNGGVPMTDRLGGNNSTLVIKNLEPRHHYKCRVRVNSKSEGEWSDYLDAWTFSDQRPPAPDNFTIINVTDSSAVISWSTAVGHSISSIILSYKGRGKTEHNHIDVTIKNTTVTQYHLKGLEPNTEYVVQIRAQNNVGPSDNLSAELKTLPEMKVPTVPFEHKGGRMLLIAILGSAGMTCLTILLAFFIMLQLKRANFQRRMAQAFQNVVRDEPAVQFNSGTLTLSRKAKNSPEPTIYPVLEWNDIKFQDVIGEGNFGQVLKARIKKDGLRMDAAIKRMKEYASKDDHRDFAGELEVLCKLGHHPNIINLLGACEHRGYLYLAIEYAPHGNLLDFLRKSRVLETDPAFAIANSTASTLSSQQLLHFAADVARGMDYLSQKQFIHRDLAARNILVGENYVAKIADFGLSRGQEVYVKKTMGRLPVRWMAIESLNYSVYTSNSDVWSYGVLLWEIVSLGGTPYCGMTCAELYEKLPQGYRLEKPLNCDDEVYDLMRQCWREKPYERPSFAQILVSLNRMLEERKTYVNTTLYEKFTYAGIDCSAEEAA; this comes from the exons GTAATGTGGAAGGAGCATTTGACTTGATACTGATCAATTCCCTCCCTACCGTGGCTGATTCAGAGACATCGCTGACCTGCATCACCTCAAGATGGCGTTCTCGGGACTCGATCACCATTGGGAGAGACTATGAGGCCTTGATGGGCCAGCACCCGTACCCCCTGGCCGTGGCTGAAGACGAGGCGAGAGGGGCAGCGAAGAAAGTGGTATGGCCAAGGGAAAAATCCGGCGAAAGCATTGGAGCGTATTTCTGTGAAGGAAAATTCAAAGAGAAAGCGATGAGGGTACATACGATGAAGATGCAACAAACAG cTACCTTTCTTCCAGTGGCTTTAACCATTACCACAAACCGCGGAGAACCTGTCGACATTCCCTTCATCAGAAAGGTTGTTAAGGAAGAAGATGCAGTTATCTATAAAAATG GTTCTTTCATATCTTCTGTCCTCAGGCACGAAGTCCCAGAAGTGCTAAAAGTGTCCTTGCAGAATGACCAGACTCAAGATTCAGCAGTGTACTCTGTCAGATACATAGGAGGAAGCCACTTCACTTCAGCTTATACTAGGCTGATAGTAAGAA GGTGTGCATCTCAAAAATGGGGACCCGACTGTAGCTCTCACTGCCCAGAGTGCAAGAACAACGGCATCTGCCATGAAGATACTGGGGAGTGCATTTGCCCCCCTGGATTCATGGGGAAAACGTGCGAAAAGG CTTGTGGAGAAAACAAATTTGGCAAGGCTTGCCAAGAGAGCTGTAAAGAAAAGTCAGGTTGCAAATCTTTTATGTTTTGCCTGCCTGACCCATACGGCTGTTCATGTGCCTCAGGATGGAACGGACTGCAGTGTGATGAAG GTTGTAAGCCCGGTTTTTATGGGCCTGACTGCAAAGTCAAGTGCAACGGCTGCAGCAACCGGGGAACGTGCGACAGCTTTAAGGGCTGCATCTGCCACGTGGGTTGGCACGGTCTGGAATGTGAAAAAGAAG GTGCAGCAGATGAATCACCCGAGATAAAGAACTTGCCTGGTGCTGTGGAGCTCAATGCTGGTTCGGAGTTCAGATCTAGCTGCATAGCTACCGGCAAGCCACTTCCTACAAAAGAAGAAATTAAACTGGTAAAAAAAGATGGGACGGTCCTTAAG CCTACGCAAGTGGCAAATAGAAACCAGTCAGAAGCTACAGAAGCCACATTTCATGTTGAAAAAGTCCAGCCTTCTGATTCTGGAACGTGGGTCTACATTGTTGAGACAGTGGCAGGCATGGTGGAACAACCTTTCCAAGTCACAGTTAAAG TTCTTCCCATGCCTCAAAAAGCTCCAACACTGGTAGAAAGAGGACATAATTTTCTCCTCATTGATACGAATGCTGATATATATAGCGGGGATGGACCGATTGTCTCAACGCAGCTTCTCTACAAAACCGCCAAATTTCAGTGGAAGACCTTGGAAG TCACTGAAAGGATCTGGAAGTTAAGCGATCTGGAACCCAAAACAGAATATTCCTTCTGTGTCCGGCTGACTCGCAGAGGAGAAAAGGGCGTTGGGCATCCTGGGCCAGAGGCCAGTTTCACTACAGCTGCTGTTG GCCTCCCTCCGCCAAGGGGCCTCTCCCTCGTTCCTAAAGGCACGACGGCGCTGACCTTGTCTTGGCAGCCGGTGGGGCAGCAGGTGGGAGAGGACGTCCAACTTGAAGTGCAGTGTAAGAGCGTGGATGATAAGAACGGGGGTGTCCCCATGACCGATCGGTTGGGGGGAAACAACTCCACCCTGGTCATCAAGAATCTAGAGCCCAGGCACCACTACAAGTGCAGAGTCCGTGTGAACAGCAAGTCCGAAGGAGAATGGAGCGACTATCTGGACGCGTGGACCTTCAGTGACC AACGTCCCCCTGCACCTGATAACTTCACAATTATAAATGTCACCGACTCCTCGGCTGTCATCTCTTGGTCAACTGCTGTGGGGCATTCCATCTCCTCCATCATCCTCAGCTACAAAGGCCGTGGCAAGACAGAGCACAACCACATTGATGTCACTATAAAAAACACTACCGTCACCCAGTACCACCTCAAGGGTCTTGAACCAAACACCGAATATGTGGTTCAGATAAGGGCACAGAACAACGTTGGGCCAAGCGATAATCTTTCGGCTGAACTGAAAACCCTCCCAGAAATGAAAG TTCCCACAGTTCCATTTGAGCACAAAGGAGGGAGAATGCTACTGATTGCTATCTTGGGCTCTGCAGGGATGACCTGCCTGACAATTCTGCTGGCCTTTTTCATCATGCTGCAGCTAAAGCGTGCAAATTTCCAGCGGCGAATGGCCCAGGCCTTCCAAAACGTGGTT AGAGATGAACCGGCTGTGCAGTTCAATTCAGGAACTCTTACTCTGAGCAGGAAAGCCAAAAATAGCCCAGAACCCACAATCTACCCAGTTCTGGAGTGGAATGACATCAAATTTCAGGATGTGATTGGAGAAGGCAACTTTGGCCAAGTTCTCAAAGCACGAATCAAGAAGGATGGCTTGCGAATGGACGCAGCCATTAAAAGGATGAAGG aatATGCCTCCAAGGATGATCACAGAGATTTTGCTGGGGAACTGGAAGTACTTTGTAAACTTGGACATCACCCCAACATCATAAACCTTTTGGGAGCATGCGAACACCGAG GGTACCTCTACCTCGCCATTGAATATGCTCCCCACGGAAACCTGCTAGACTTCTTGAGGAAGAGCAGGGTCTTAGAGACCGACCCGGCCTTTGCCATTGCCAACAGCACAGCCTCCACACTCTCTTCGCAGCAGCTACTGCACTTTGCAGCGGATGTGGCCCGAGGGATGGACTACCTGAGTCAAAAACAG TTTATCCACCGGGATCTGGCAGCAAGGAACATCTTGGTTGGAGAAAACTATGTTGCGAAAATAGCAGATTTTGGACTGTCTAGAGGCCAAGAGGTTTATGTTAAAAAGACAATG GGAAGGCTTCCAGTGCGATGGATGGCGATTGAGTCCCTAAATTACAGCGTGTATACCTCAAACAGTGATGT GTGGTCATATGGCGTGCTATTATGGGAAATAGTTAGCTTAG GAGGGACACCATATTGTGGGATGACTTGTGCAGAACTGTATGAGAAACTGCCGCAAGGGTACAGACTGGAGAAGCCTCTCAACTGCGATGATGAGGT ttatGACCTAATGAGACAATGCTGGAGAGAAAAACCTTATGAGAGGCCATCATTTGCCCAAATACTCGTATCACTGAACAGAATGTTGGAAGAAAGAAAG ACTTATGTGAATACAACCCTGTATGAGAAGTTTACCTATGCAGGCATTGACTGTTCTGCGGAAGAAGCTGCTTGA